The Patescibacteria group bacterium genome includes a window with the following:
- a CDS encoding CAP domain-containing protein, whose translation MKANKKQLILLGAAITIGVSCLALNGIIQLGKTVQAEENPAATEEIIQLTNTYRQSLGLNDLSVNPRLTQAAIDRAKDILAKQYFGHVSPDGRKFSDWVKDVDYKYFYVGENLAIDFNNSQDVFEAWLKSAGHRQNLERREYQEIGVASLQGEFKDRPTSVVVQLFGSRVMGANELALPDTAGVDNYFPVSRGWPIEQVLVAINFCRWWLNCLIIIIVVLLLLTFLQPPSNNKKNIQKPSAKLNQPKVKVSKAKKVTIIKTTKAKSRRPKSLDTKRKRRANDQSNISTKT comes from the coding sequence ATGAAGGCGAACAAAAAACAATTAATCCTGCTTGGAGCGGCGATTACCATCGGCGTTAGCTGTTTGGCTTTGAACGGAATAATACAGCTGGGCAAAACCGTCCAAGCCGAGGAGAATCCGGCGGCGACCGAAGAAATAATCCAATTAACCAACACTTACCGCCAAAGTCTAGGGCTTAATGACCTGAGCGTCAATCCTCGCCTAACCCAGGCGGCCATTGATCGCGCTAAAGACATTTTGGCCAAGCAATATTTTGGCCATGTCTCGCCGGATGGCAGAAAGTTCTCCGACTGGGTTAAGGATGTTGACTACAAATACTTCTACGTCGGTGAAAACTTAGCGATTGATTTCAATAACAGCCAAGACGTGTTCGAGGCCTGGCTCAAAAGCGCTGGCCATCGCCAAAACTTGGAACGCCGGGAATACCAGGAAATCGGCGTAGCCAGCCTGCAGGGCGAATTCAAAGACCGACCCACTTCCGTGGTTGTCCAATTATTCGGCTCGCGCGTAATGGGAGCCAACGAACTGGCTCTGCCCGATACCGCAGGCGTGGACAATTATTTTCCCGTATCGCGCGGTTGGCCTATTGAACAAGTTTTAGTCGCGATAAATTTCTGTCGCTGGTGGCTCAATTGCCTGATTATCATTATTGTCGTACTGTTGCTTTTAACTTTTTTACAACCGCCGTCGAACAACAAAAAAAATATCCAAAAACCTTCAGCCAAATTAAATCAGCCGAAGGTAAAGGTAAGCAAAGCAAAAAAGGTTACGATTATAAAAACAACCAAAGCAAAATCAAGACGGCCAAAATCACTCGATACCAAGCGAAAACGCCGAGCGAATGATCAATCAAATATTTCAACAAAAACTTAA